Genomic segment of Phreatobacter oligotrophus:
CGCGGATGCGGCGCGGCGAACGGCAGGGGATAGGCGGAGACCTCCTCCAGCAACGCGGCCAGCACCGGATCGCCGGTCAGCTCCACCTGCCGCTTGAGGCGCGCCAGCACATGGCCGCGCACCTCGCCGAGATTGACGATGCGCGGCGCGATGCCCTGCGGATGCAGCGACAGCCTGACCATGTTGATCGGGCCGCCCAGGAGCTCCGGCGCGCAGCCCTCGAGGAAGGGCGCAATGGCGCGGTTGTGGGCGACGATGGCCCAATGCCGGTCGAGCGCCACGGCCGGATAGGGCTCGTGTCCCCTGAGGACCAGCTCCACCGCCGCCCGCGCCACGGCGACGGCGGGATCGTCCAGCGACCGCTCCGGGAAGACCGGCGCGAAGCCGGCGGCGACCAGCATGAGGTTGCGGTCGCGCAGCGGCATCTCCAGCACCTCGGCCAAGCGCAGCACCATCTCCCGGCTTGGCGCGGCGCGGCCGGTCTCGACAAAGCTGAGATGCCGGGTCGAGATCTCCGCCTCCAGCGCCAGGTCCATCTGGCTCAGCCGCCGGCGCTGGCGCCAGTCGCGCAGGTGGTCGCCGATGGTCCGGGCGGCGGGGCGGGGGGAGGCTTGGGCCGTGCTCATGGCAAAACCCTAGCCGCGAGCCCGCCGCGGTCCAATGACCTTGGACGTAATCGACCCGCCGCGCCCGGCTTCCCATCCTCGCCCCATCGCCGCCCGGATCCCCCGTCGCGGCCGCCTCAGAGGAGACCCGTCATGAGCCAAGCTGCTTCTCTCGCCTTCGCCC
This window contains:
- a CDS encoding helix-turn-helix transcriptional regulator, which produces MSTAQASPRPAARTIGDHLRDWRQRRRLSQMDLALEAEISTRHLSFVETGRAAPSREMVLRLAEVLEMPLRDRNLMLVAAGFAPVFPERSLDDPAVAVARAAVELVLRGHEPYPAVALDRHWAIVAHNRAIAPFLEGCAPELLGGPINMVRLSLHPQGIAPRIVNLGEVRGHVLARLKRQVELTGDPVLAALLEEVSAYPLPFAAPHPRKGHEADELFIPVRLQSSVGLLTLISATTVFGTPVDVTLAELAIETFLPADAETAERLRAMAG